A portion of the Desmodus rotundus isolate HL8 chromosome 8, HLdesRot8A.1, whole genome shotgun sequence genome contains these proteins:
- the LOC128781544 gene encoding proline-rich protein 23A-like: MGSRLLSPSAYPAPWWEPQPEGPGPAKRRRIEEPAGPGSATAPSLQDPAGPPAADTLTSLVVLAPGCALQLPLDDVDLVLEPEPTSVLQVSLGGHTLLLVPEALWGPGGERSRGQVHPPHCQEPSVLQGAPGEDVAVQQRFFCACVPGIAAPKEAYDEDADPEFLPPWVDAAAGSVAGFRPYPHSPIGEPSPRAATPSPLRRSPGLYVNLDFHLLEPFPSSPLQPLPPSPSPGPHVRPQRPPGPARKARRRLFQE, from the coding sequence ATGGGCAGCCGGCTCCTCAGCCCCAGCGCCTATCCTGCGCCCTGGTGGGAACCACAGCCCGAGGGACCTGGCCCCGCCAAGCGCCGCCGAATCGAGGAGCCCGCGGGCCCCGGGTCCGCGACTGCGCCCAGCCTGCAAGATCCCGCGGGGCCTCCGGCCGCGGACACGCTCACCTCCCTGGTGGTCTTGGCTCCGGGCTGTGCTCTGCAGCTGCCCCTGGACGATGTCGACCTGGTGCTGGAGCCCGAGCCGACGTCGGTCCTGCAAGTGTCACTCGGGGGACACACCCTACTGCTTGTCCCGGAGGCCCTGTGGGGCCCTGGAGGCGAACGCTCACGAGGGCAGGTCCACCCGCCTCACTGCCAGGAACCCAGCGTTCTCCAGGGCGCTCCCGGGGAAGACGTCGCCGTCCAACAGCGATTCTTCTGCGCATGTGTCCCAGGGATCGCCGCCCCAAAAGAGGCCTACGACGAGGACGCGGACCCCGAGTTCCTGCCTCCCTGGGTGGACGCTGCAGCAGGCTCCGTCGCTGGGTTCCGCCCCTACCCGCACAGCCCCATCGGAGAGCCCTCGCCTCGGGCCGCCACCCCTAGTCCATTGAGACGCTCGCCTGGTCTCTACGTCAACCTGGACTTCCACCTTCTGGAGCCCTTCCCCAGCTCACCGCTCCAGCCTCTACCTCCCTCTCCGAGTCCAGGTCCCCACGTGCGACCCCAGCGCCCTCCCGGTCCAGCACGCAAGGCCCGGAGACGCCTGTTCCAGGAATGA